Part of the Armatimonadota bacterium genome is shown below.
GGGTACCGGCGACGTGGTAGAGGCCGTGCGACACATGCGGACGATCATGCGCGAGATACGGCGCATTCACTCCGCCCGAGCGGACGAGCTGATGACGATCGCCAAAGACCTGCAGGCGCCCTACGAACTGGTCAAACTGGTGCGCGAGACCGGTCGTCTGCCCGTGCCGAACTTCTCGGCGGGCGGCATCGCGACGCCTGCCGACGCCGCACTGATGATGCGGTTGGGCGCCGAGGCCGTCTTTGTCGGTTCGGGCATTTTCAAGTCCGAAAATCCTAAGGCGCGCGCCAAAGCGATCGTCGATGCAGTAACCTATTATCAAGACCCGGTCGTGCTGGCAGAGGTCAGCCGCGGATTGGGGCAGCCGATGGTCAGCCGAGAGGCGTCCAAGCTGGCGCAAGAAGAGACCTTGGCCGGGCGTGGCTGGTAGGTTTGGCGTCCTTGCGCTTCAGGGCGATTTTGCCAAGCATATCGAGACGCTGACGAGCCTGGGAGCGCAGGCAATTGAGGTTCGCCGCCCCTCCGACTTGGACGACCTGGAGGGGCTGATCATCCCGGGCGGCGAGAGCACCGTGATGGGCAAACTGATGGCGCGATACGGCATCGATGAGGCCCTCCATCGTCGGGCGGAACAGGGGATGAGAGTATTGGGCACCTGTGCTGGGCTGATTCTGCTGGCCAAACGCATCGAGGAGTCCGACCAACCGCGGTTGGGGCTGTTGGACGTTACCGTGCGCCGCAACGCCTAT
Proteins encoded:
- the pdxT gene encoding pyridoxal 5'-phosphate synthase glutaminase subunit PdxT gives rise to the protein MAGRFGVLALQGDFAKHIETLTSLGAQAIEVRRPSDLDDLEGLIIPGGESTVMGKLMARYGIDEALHRRAEQGMRVLGTCAGLILLAKRIEESDQPRLGLLDVTVRRNAYGRQIESFEAMVDVAPLKARVKGVFIRAPIITEAGAEAEPIATLDGAIVGARQGAITGIAFHPELTDDRRFHKWWVRG